GAATTCTTGTTGGAAGAGGTAAGTTTGGAGATTTTGGGGCAAATTTGGTTTACTGGTTTGAAATTTATCTTTGGAAAATACTTTATTCTTTAGAAATACATGATTTAGTGGATATACAAATCAGGTGAAATAAGGCAAGAAACTAGAACAAAAAAATAGCTGAATCAATTTCTATTTCCATATGCAAACTCCTTTGAAAATTCAGGTAACCTTCATTGTTAAAGATTTCTTATTTATCTGACCACTGAGAAAAGCAGAAGCTAGCATGATCTATAAGCATACAGGAAGTTACTACTCAGGCAAATGAAGTCATTATCTTTAAATACTTTGATGGCAAACTGTTGGTAACCTCTTGTAGAAATGCTTGCTTTCCTTGACAGAATATTCCAGTATCATAAGCACTCAATATGTTAGCTCAACAGAAGATATAATGTCAAAAATCATGAGATAAGAGTGCATGTAGCCTTTTGCTGGATATACCTGAGTAAAATTCTTAATTTCTTAGGTGGAATATTTACTTGCCATTGTACTGTGTAGAAAACCATGTGATTTCATTCCATCACACTCCAATTAGAAAATACTGATTACTTTCTAGTTTTCCAAGTTCAAGTAAGAAAATTTAACTTGATGTAGTCTTGCTTCACTAATAGACTATATAAACATTGTACTAAGAAAGCTCACCTTTCTCGTAATAAGCACATAGCTGCAAAACTACTCTGTTGTACATCCAAAATGTGTATGTGCTCTAAACTTCATTGTGActctttcataaataataattctTAAAGGTTTAAATGAAGTTCAGCCTGCTGGTGGTTCATATGCTGATTCTAGACTTCGTGTAGTCATAAACTACTTTCCATTTTCAAATTAAATAGTCTTGATAAgatagaaataataatatttcTTAATACTAACTGTTGGAAACTAAAGAACCATATATAAAATTCTATGTCATGTTGTGGTACTTAGTAAGCTTGCATTAAGATTAGACATTATTTAAGGCTTCATCACACAATTCCGTGCTTGCACATTTTCTGTCTTGTGGTAtttataatttttgtctttttatacaagtctcacattttaaaactttagTTATAAAACCACATAGGTATATTTTACTATATATAACTAAAAAGACAAGATACATTATTTGAAGGAAGGTTGctaacatttgttttaaaattttaagccacattaaatgaacaaaaatatacGTATACCCCGAGTCCTGACTAAAATTTTGTCAGATAAAACTGCCATTTATTTTGaatgatatatttatttgtgatacCCCAAGACTGAGTTGCtgaaaataaagtcatttttaaaaatcccttccTGTAATATCTCCATCACAGCCTTGCTCTGGCAGCAGCTACACTGTCCCATGGCTTTCTTGGAGGATGGGAACCACACTGCAGTGACAGAGTTCATTTTATTGGGCTTAACAGATGACCCAGTCCTTAGAGTCGTCCTATTCATCATCATCCTGTGCATCTACCTGGTGACTGTGTGTGGGAACCTCAGCACCATTCTTCTCATCAGAGTCTCTTCCCAGCTCCATCATCCCATGTACTTTTTTCTCAGCCACTTGGCTTCTGCTGACATAGGGTACTCATCTTCTGTCACACCCAATATGCTTGCCAACTTCCTGGTGAAGAGAAGTACCATTACCTACCTTGGATGTGCCATTCAGCTTGGATCAGGTGCTTTCTTTGGAACAGTTGAGTGCTTTGTTCTGGCTGCTATGGCTTATGATCGCTTCATGGCAATCTGTAGCCCATTGCTTTATTCCATGAAGATGTCCACACAAGTCTGTGTCCAGTTGCTTATAGTAGCATACATAAGTGGTTTCCTTAATGCCTCCTCCTtcaccctttccttcttttcttttctcttctgtggaCCAAATAGAATCAAtcactttttctgtgattttACTCCTTTAGTTGAACTCTCCTGTTCTGATGACAGTGTCTCTATTGTTCTTGCAACTATTTCTGTTGGCACTGTCATTGTGTTCACAGTGCTTGTCATAGCTGTCTCCTATACCTACATCCTCATCACCATCCTGAAGATGCGCTCCACTGAGGGTCGCCAgaaagccttctccacctgcacCTCCCACCTCACTGCAGTCACTCTCTTCTATGGGACTGTCACATTCATTTATGTGATGCCCAAGTCCAGCTACTCCACTGACCAGAACAAGGTGTTGTCTGTGTTCTACATGGTGGTGATCCCCATGTTGAACCCCCTTATCTACAGCCTCAGGAATAACGAGATTAAGGGTGCTCTGAAGAGACAATTTGGCAGGAAAATATTGTCTTAGAAACATTTGTTACATTGTAGGACTTGATATTGCAATGATGCCTTATGGATATAGCAATAAAAGTTGAGTGTCTGTGGTTGAAAAATGTGTGTTGGTATACTATTAGTAAATAAGGGACATTGCAATAAATATCATAATTCAATTTTCAGAttacagaagaaataaaagggtCATAGTAAATTActtttaataacttttaaaaaatcaaataaagtttttatttaacaGAAAAAGTGAttcatataaaacataaaattctgcAATATTTTGAAGTTAatttggtggtattgtgttctccaaaatattgtgcatcctataaacttatctggggtcagagacagaacagtcacttgatacaaaggctagaaaatggtggcactcatacctttaatcctaacattccagagacagaaatccctctggatctctgtgagttcaaggccacattggaaacagccaggcatggtgactcactcctttaatcccagaaagcaagcctttaatcccagggagtgatggtagaaagcagaaaggtatgtaaggcatgaggaccagaaactagaagcatttggctggttaagcacttggctggttaagcattcaggcttttgagcagcaattcagctgagacccattctggatgaggactcagaggcctccagtctgaggaagcaagaccagctgaggatccggcgaggtaaggtagctgtggcttgttgtctctctgatctaccagcattgacctcaataatgggtttgattttattaataagaacttttaagattcatgctacagttactatcatatttttaagtatttgataGTCAACTTTGTTACAGACTACATCTTACCTGTCCCCAAGGTCTTATGTGTTGATGAAATATATCTTCTCTGGTGCTGTTGAGAAGGGCTAGAATCAAAGAGGTTGAGCTTTGTGGGCAATCCTTAGGTTACTAGAGGCATGACATAAAGGAGATTTGacactcacaatttttttttgtctgctatTGACTATAAAATGGAAAGTTTTGTTCTACTATGTGTTCCTTTGGTGATGTATATCTACAGATACATGTCAATGGAGTCAATTCATAAGGGACCAAGAACTCAAAAACTTCATGTTAACAATAAGCCTTTCTCTTCAATGCCAATTGATTAGCTCCACTACTTGTTATGACAATAGAAAGCTTACTAATGCCTATCACAAGACTTCATAATGTGGCTGGTTCAACACCAGATTATCATGAGATAAACCTAATAACTATGGTTATCTCTGCACCTTTCAAAAGAAACGATAGGGGGCAACTAAATTGGTGgaaatgttttcataaaaatgTTGCCCCTGagatatatccatatatatatatccataaaaTTCTGATGTGTGGTTTCTGCCTGTGGTACTGTGAGGTCcacagaaaagaacaggaaatcCTTCTCTGGTTAACCTGAATAACTGTCAATTTCAAATGTTAAATTCCTACTTCGGGTTGACTCATATTCTTAAGCTTGCAAGGAATAAGgaaatcaaaaagagaaaaacaaaacaggaacaacaacagaaatagtTTCCTACAAAAGAACTGAGTTTACAAGTCCAACAGTGAGACAAAAGACATCATGGTCAAGACCCTCATCCTCATGTTCAAATGGGAGCAGATATGGCCACATCTTCTTTGAAACACTTTGACTACCTTTAGGAGAAATGCAATCAATTTTCTCATATGGTCCACATTTACTCTTCTTTCCCCCTCCACTTTAGTGTTTCAGAAACAGATTTAATTTTCTTGCTTATAAAACAAAAGGCATTGAtgtttttgttcattcatttgcattttcaaacAATCTAGAAGGGTGTCTAGTGATACATTTCCAATGTTAGTCTAGCCCATTGCATGGGGTTACAAATGAATACTGGCAAGGGTGAAGTATATCCTCTAATATAGGACCTTGACAATAAAACTAAAAGGTAAGTGATTTGGACTATTAGAATATGTTGAGAACTGTTGATAAATCAAAATTCAACAATAAAGCCAAAGTCATGTGTGAGGGGTTGATGTGGCACAGGCAAGGGTTTGATGGTGCAGGTGTCACTGAGAACCTAAAAGCTGAGAAAGGACTGCAGAATGTGAGGAATGAGTCAAATACTGTAGTACCTATGTAAGCAAGTTGTGTGAATGCAATATTGCATTCATGTACATAGAGGCTTCTGTTCAAATAATGGCAGAGCTGTTTGTCTACTTTAATTAGTCCTGTGGTACATACAAGAGGAACAAATGACAAAATGTTAAGTATGTTAAGTATATCTTCACCATTAAATTATAGCTTACAAACTAAGTATTCTGTTATCATCCCCAGAAAGTGACAAATCAGGGAAATAGacctaaaattacatatgtgtgtgtgtgtgtgtgtgtgtgtgtgtgtgtgtgtgtgtgtgtgatgggtttGCAGGTTAAAGCCCCACCACCAAACCCTGATGACTTGAATTcatttcctggaacccacataagagTATAAGGAGAGAGAAAATTCCCTGAGTCGATTTCCCTACAGTAAGTAATACACTTTTGTTTTCAATGAGAGAATTAGACATTCAGAAGAAAATGTTATAAACTTAAATTAAATTTAACATGAGATGGGTGTGAGAGCGGCAAGAATCATAAACTTAGGCATGTCCTTGGGAGAGATATAATCAATAGACATCACATATATCCTCAAAAGTAGATAAACCACAGGCAAACAACCGTTGCTCAGATTGCAGCCACAGTGGTATAGGGAACTCAGTCTTTGAACTTGGATCTAATATAGTCAAGAAAAAGTAGTATATCAGGACTAATTGAGTAAATGACTAGTCAAGCCTCAATTATCCCtgtcaaacacaaagaaaaatatttatccactgaatggaaacacaggatagtAAACAGGGAATCAAATGGCAGTgtataagagaaacaaaactcTAGGATTTAAGATATAAAACTTAACATACACAACATTCACTTAGCAGGTAATGGTCAGCTGAAATGTATGcaataacagaaaatgaaagatgaaTTAATATAGAGTTTCATAACTGGAATGTTCACCATGCCAACACTTACAgtagacatttttctt
The nucleotide sequence above comes from Peromyscus maniculatus bairdii isolate BWxNUB_F1_BW_parent chromosome 1, HU_Pman_BW_mat_3.1, whole genome shotgun sequence. Encoded proteins:
- the LOC102926565 gene encoding olfactory receptor 5P76-like, with the translated sequence MAFLEDGNHTAVTEFILLGLTDDPVLRVVLFIIILCIYLVTVCGNLSTILLIRVSSQLHHPMYFFLSHLASADIGYSSSVTPNMLANFLVKRSTITYLGCAIQLGSGAFFGTVECFVLAAMAYDRFMAICSPLLYSMKMSTQVCVQLLIVAYISGFLNASSFTLSFFSFLFCGPNRINHFFCDFTPLVELSCSDDSVSIVLATISVGTVIVFTVLVIAVSYTYILITILKMRSTEGRQKAFSTCTSHLTAVTLFYGTVTFIYVMPKSSYSTDQNKVLSVFYMVVIPMLNPLIYSLRNNEIKGALKRQFGRKILS